The Vigna angularis cultivar LongXiaoDou No.4 chromosome 6, ASM1680809v1, whole genome shotgun sequence genome contains the following window.
TCATATCTTTGATTATCAGAACTTTTATTAAGAACTTGAATCTCTAAATTATATCTGagatattgttttcaatttacaataactttcaatatttattttgtttatcaaCAACTTTCTTCACTTATCTTATCATTATTCCTTAACATTCATGATAACTATCCATTCTCAATCtttaatagaaatatatttaattttatttcttcataTTCTAccattaaaaactaaaacacactaaaactcttttttttgtttaattctCAAATATTacatagataataaatttatgaaagtcTCATAATTGTAATGTTAGTTGGagtttcatattaaataaaaacaaataagaagaactacatataagaaaaaaaatacccGTAAACTATCGTCTTAagaatttaagttaaaaatattgtataactTAATTGATATTGTTCAAAACTTATTGGTGCGAGTCAAATCTCTCGAGTATCAAATTTCTTTGATATCTCTACTTTCCgacaaatattattaattcatcATTTAAGTTGACATAAATAACGACGGTTTCTTtcattaaaatacttttttgctaattttaagttttacaaCAATGATCATATCTCTAGTTATTGAAACTTTTATTAAGAAGTTGAATCTCTAAATTATAATTGagatattattttcaatttacgATAGCTTTCAATATCTAATTTGTTTATCGACAAACTTCTCCAGTTATCTTATCATCATTCCTTAACATTCATGATAACTATCCATTCTCAATCtttaatagaaatatatttaatttatttcttcataTTCCACcattaaaaagtaaaacacaCTAAagctcattttttatttaattctcaAATATTACatagataataaaattatgaaagtcttctaattgtaattttagtcggagttttacattaaataattaaataaaaataaataagaagaacaacatagaaaaaaaaatccataacaTATTGTCTTAAGAATTTAAGTTGAAAGtattatcataatttaattgatagtattcaaaatttattgatgTGAGTCACATCTGTCTGGTGTCTCTACTCAcgacaaatattataaattcgtCATAAAAGTTGTAATAAATAATGACAATTTTTCTcattaaaacacttttttttctaattttaatttttacaacaATGGTCATGTCTCCTACGGAAAACTATTATCTAAAATGTTTGATATTTAATTACAATTGAAAtttggtttttcaattttttgtgtttttcttgtctATAATAAGTTTCAATTTCCATTTTGTTTATCAACCATTTTGTCTAATAATCTTGTACTCCTTCCTTAAAActcattatttcttttatcatcaatcaaaaatatcaattaagaaCATTTGGGTGTTCCAATCCTTtcacaaaaacatataaaaagaaGGTTGAAACATTAAGATGAagattaaaattcataataactatccacttttattctttaatagaaatacatataatttatatcttCATATTCCAgcattaaaagataaaacacaCTAAAGctcactttttatttaattctcaTAGATTACATAGATAAGAAACTTATGGAAGCCCCCTAATAGTCATGTTGCATGATGGACACTGAATGGTTGATTCTTGCACAATGTGATAGAGAAGTCTATCATAATCATGGCGACCGATGCTAAAGAGAAAAACTCTTGGCACATCATCAGAAAGTTGATACGCTCTTATCAGTTGATGAACAAGATGTCTATGGCGATTATTCATGTAACTTGATAATGGAGAGTTATCCATGTAGATTCCCCCTCCAACATGGATAGAGGACCTAGAATCAAACACCAAGTCTTCAGTCACATTGTTCTTGTAATAAACAACTCTTCTCTGtcatcaaaacaacaaaaaatattattaatattttaatgtatcAATATAAAAACTCAAGACTTGTCAGTGATAAAATTACCTGAAGATCTATAATTCTTTCCCATGGATAAGGAAGTGGGGCTTCAGGGTTATGTACTATGAAGCTAAAAAAGTTTGAGACTTCCATTGAAGGAAAAATCAGAATATGAGTATCTGAACACAAGCACCTTTCAGAAAGCTTGGTATATCACACTAAGCTTCATGATATCCATATTTATACTACTATTGTTTAtgatataattatattctttattaaattatataattaacattCATTGCTCGCCACATTCAATAAATTTGCTTTCCCCATAAAACAAAGTGTGAGAAAGTCATTTagatatcataatatataaaatgacaaacatatatacaaaaatctatatttacactcaaatttaattgttaaaaactttaaattcgaactcaaatataaataaagttgagATTAATGCTGTCAAAATGAGTCGTAATCCGCGAGTCAATCCAGCTTACCACGgatttgagccgggttgggtttgaaaaaaatataacttttttatatgaaCTAGTTTTCAATCCTGCTCACTGGGTTGAACCCGTGGATTGACTCACCAAcccacttaatttaatttaattatttattattttgtgttacaACATtgttagttagcatttttttattatattgtagatgatgataaagaaaaaaatgtttcaagagaaaaaaatattataaatttatctatccaagactctaatattataaatggaaaagtaatacaaaaattatcaattataagtttttttttaaatttaaaaaaattacaattttttggtaattaaaatttaaattatttcactctaaaatgatgttaaactacaagacaattcaaaataaaaaaaaaataacatacaaCTCAAATTAATCCAAAAGCAAACCAAAAAGTgaatataagtttataatattgataatttttgtgtcacttatccatttataaggttaaagtcttgaatggataaatctataatattttgctctctttaaacatttttttctttattcccatttacaatacaataaaataatgtttactaataatattgaaacacaaaataataaataattaaattaaattaggtgagATGGTAAGTCAACTCGGCTTACCATGGGTTCAACCTGGGTGAGCCAGGTTGAAAATTGTCCcgtttaaaaattttcatttttttcaacccAACCCAGCCTAAACTCGTGGTGGGCCAGATTGATCCTCAGGTTCTAATCCATTTTGACAACTGTTATACTTCATCTTAAATTCTTCTACCCAGCATACTCTAAGAAAGGAAAAAAccaaataatattatagttaagtgatattaattaacttttttaattaacataaaaattggCTAATTTTTCTTATACTTCAATTATGAAGGAGTGATTGGAATGTGATATAGAGaagtttgaatatattttaattagtctAATTAAAAAGTCACAAACTAAATTGcaaacttaaattatatttaattcaatatttaaaagttataattaaaatttagctattaaaataagaggaaaaatattatgttcttataaaatgaaaaataactttacaacaatatctaattttataCTTCCGTGtatgataatttattaatttttatgataattcgGTTTTTATGTTATTAAACTCTAAATTATTGCTCTAAcagaaaaatgttttcaaataacaaatttaagcGATCTATATCATTGATAATATCATATTACATTTTGTTGctactattataattttttatgaatgcAATtgcaagaaacaatttttatcGAAACCGTTTCACTAAAGTAAACGAGgaatatttatattaactaattaaaaaaatgttttgtaaGATTTGGAAAATGGAAGAATTCaccattaaaaataaaagattataagtaaataaattgttttatgattttcaataata
Protein-coding sequences here:
- the LOC108342678 gene encoding uncharacterized protein LOC108342678 codes for the protein MEVSNFFSFIVHNPEAPLPYPWERIIDLQRRVVYYKNNVTEDLVFDSRSSIHVGGGIYMDNSPLSSYMNNRHRHLVHQLIRAYQLSDDVPRVFLFSIGRHDYDRLLYHIVQESTIQCPSCNMTIRGLP